One part of the Vicia villosa cultivar HV-30 ecotype Madison, WI linkage group LG6, Vvil1.0, whole genome shotgun sequence genome encodes these proteins:
- the LOC131611803 gene encoding uncharacterized protein LOC131611803, which yields MSSPITYPVITDDKDLDDAALWAMIDSASASHSSSKHKPLAIKYHHNRQSPSPITNHSPPPPPSKFPKYSNNITDSGEVVQDPWPYGPPRKIARICSSSSCETSPLAIVQTAQKTPTAMVYSSPEIRKVNEVSPRCFGRNDEERDNGMRHSLSGMFPTVSLFKEYQNAAMAILEKSDYTLISGNPYIKKTGWRKISCYFNISYEIRDKNIEFDGDRNVQRAEFVIRAHMQGGRFSDGWGSCDRREKRFQKPNHDVPSTAETRAKNKACQDLLGIGEYRPGAASQFR from the exons ATGTCATCACCAATCACATATCCAGTAATCACCGACGACAAAGATCTCGACGACGCCGCATTATGGGCGATGATCGACTCCGCCTCCGCCTCACATTCTTCCTCCAAGCACAAACCACTCGCAATCAAATACCATCACAACCGCCAATCACCTTCTCCAATCACAAATCACTCACCACCGCCTCCACCGTCAAAGTTTCCGAAATACTCTAATAATATCACTGACAGTGGCGAAGTTGTTCAAGATCCTTGGCCTTATGGACCGCCGAGGAAGATCGCAAGAATCTGCAGTTCGAGCTCCTGTGAAACTAGTCCTTTAGCTATAGTTCAAACTGCACAGAAGACGCCGACGGCAATGGTTTATTCGTCACCGGAGATCAGAAAAGTTAACGAGGTATCGCCGCGGTGCTTTGGGAGGAATGATGAAGAGAGAGATAATGGGATGCGGCATAGCTTGTCTGGAATGTTTCCTACGGTTTCTTTGTTTAAGGAGTATCAAAATGCAGCTATGGCG ATTTTGGAGAAAAGTGATTACACTTTGATTTCGGGGAATCCTTACATTAAAAAGACAG GTTGGAGAAAGATTTCTTGTTATTTCAATATTTCTTACGAAATTAGAGACAAGAATATTGAGTTCGACGGGGATCGCAATGTTCAGCGAGCTGAGTTTGTCATTCGTGCACACATGCA GGGTGGCAGGTTCTCAGATGGATGGGGCTCTTGTGATCGACGTGAAAAGAGATTTCAGAAACCAAATCATGATGTACCAAGCACAGCCGAAACTAGAGCCAAAAATAAAGCTTGTCAA GACCTACTAGGAATTGGGGAATATCGACCAGGTGCAGCAAGTCAGTTTCGGTGA